TCTCAGCGCGAGAACGCGTCGCGCATCCTGACCGCGACCGCAAGCGCGATCGGGATTGCGGCGAGATAACCAGCGATGGCAACCATCGGGATGAGTTGTCGGTCGTGGGCGGCGAGGGCCGGGACGCTGAGAACGGCGATAACGGCACTGCCGGCGAACATGGTGCCGATAATGACCCACACAGGCGCTGCGATTTTGAGCATGGCTATTCTCCTGAATGCGATGACATTCAGGAACGAGAATGCGAATCGAGCCTTGATTTGGCGCAATACCGCCGATCAATACCGGCACGGTATCGATGTTTATTATACCTTGAAGCCGATGCGGAAGCCGCCCCAGTGACGGCCGTTGACCGTGATCGGTGCCGATACGTCCTTCATCAGCACGAACTCGCCGCCGCCCATGTCGCGCCGATAGGTCTGCAGCAGGAACGAGCGCTTGCTGCGGCCTGCGGACAATCCGGTGCGGTCGTTAAACATGCGGCGGTTGCGGCAGTTGGCGGCGTTCCACGCCGGATCGTCGCCCTGCGGCTGCGAGTATTTGAGATTATGCGTCGGCAGGAAGCCGTTGCGGTCGATCGCCGCGCAAAACACGATACGCGGATCGGCCTGAAGCAGCGGCTCCTGAAATTCGGGCAGTGTTTTATCGGTGAAGGCGACGAATTTCGACATCATCTGCTGCGGATCGGTGCCCGGGATCGGCACGTAACGCTCGTCGAACAGCGCGTCCATCGTGATCGCGCCCTTGGCCACGGCGCGCTCGAACGCGGATGCAATTTGCGCCGCCGTCTTCTGGCACAAGGTGACGATGGGCGTATCGGGTGTCTTGATGCCGCTCTCGGCGATGAACAGCAGGAAGTCTTCGCTGATGGTCAGGATCGAGTCGGTGCGCGCCTTGGCCTGTGTCAGCTTGTCGGAGCCGGCTTCGACCGCACCGACCAGGCCGGTGAGTTCATTCGTAAGGCTGTCGAAGCATTCGTTGTTGCTGTCGACCTGCGCCGCCATGGTGCCGATCTCGTGCGTCATGCCTTGCACGGTTTCGACGAGCGCTTCCAGTTCAGTGATCGAGGCCTGCGCGCCTTTCGATTCCGCCTTGGCGGCGATGGCGGTCTGGGTGTTGACGTCGGCGCGGTTCACCAGTTCGGCAAGGGTGACGGTCAGCGTCTCGAGATGAGACTGAGCGTCCTTGGTCGATTGACGCGATTGTTCGGCGAGCCGTTTCACCGCGCCGGCGATCACGGCAAAGCCGGCGCCCGCGGTGCCGGCA
The Pseudolabrys sp. FHR47 genome window above contains:
- a CDS encoding methyl-accepting chemotaxis protein — translated: MPLRRDSRASSFSDIGDRAGRLSVEIADAAGLIGDLTALGKTQTERAQGAMAAARQMAETNAVLSSAMSAARASADAAEETLRESSSHVSTALTNSIEKIEALGDGAIALKEAIEKVSATIQRVQETSAAVRRIADETELLALNATIEAAHAGTAGAGFAVIAGAVKRLAEQSRQSTKDAQSHLETLTVTLAELVNRADVNTQTAIAAKAESKGAQASITELEALVETVQGMTHEIGTMAAQVDSNNECFDSLTNELTGLVGAVEAGSDKLTQAKARTDSILTISEDFLLFIAESGIKTPDTPIVTLCQKTAAQIASAFERAVAKGAITMDALFDERYVPIPGTDPQQMMSKFVAFTDKTLPEFQEPLLQADPRIVFCAAIDRNGFLPTHNLKYSQPQGDDPAWNAANCRNRRMFNDRTGLSAGRSKRSFLLQTYRRDMGGGEFVLMKDVSAPITVNGRHWGGFRIGFKV